One window of Rhodopseudomonas julia genomic DNA carries:
- a CDS encoding GFA family protein has product MEIFAGGCLCGEVRFVATGRPYRVGLCHCLDCRKHHGALFHASAIFPDNAVTVTGAPTDYRGRYFCARCGSSVFARSGDEVEVHLGALDQPDQFAPTYESWTVRRESWLPAFPVRHHYANDRDPNGRFED; this is encoded by the coding sequence ATGGAGATATTCGCGGGCGGATGCCTGTGCGGGGAGGTGCGTTTCGTCGCGACGGGCCGGCCCTACCGCGTCGGCCTCTGCCATTGCCTCGATTGCCGCAAGCATCACGGGGCGCTGTTTCACGCCTCGGCGATCTTTCCTGACAATGCGGTGACAGTCACCGGCGCGCCCACCGATTATCGCGGGCGATATTTCTGCGCGCGCTGCGGCTCGTCAGTGTTTGCGCGCAGCGGCGACGAGGTGGAGGTCCATCTGGGCGCGCTCGATCAGCCGGACCAATTCGCGCCGACCTATGAAAGCTGGACCGTGCGGCGGGAATCCTGGCTCCCGGCGTTTCCGGTGCGCCATCACTATGCAAACGACCGCGACCCCAATGGCCGTTTCGAGGATTGA